One genomic window of Penaeus chinensis breed Huanghai No. 1 chromosome 35, ASM1920278v2, whole genome shotgun sequence includes the following:
- the LOC125044466 gene encoding uncharacterized protein LOC125044466, producing the protein MTEEAPTKPFESVSADFFSAAGKSFLVYVDRLSGWPVIACCGTDTIAAATISFFRRFFRDLGIPLRLRTDGGPQFSSRDFNDFLCRWGVRHDTSSPHYPQSNGHAEAAVKAVKHLIMKVAPSGILNEAFDRGLLELRNTPSQDGRSPAQVLFGHPLRSCVPAHSSSFAPEWQAKTEECDRRAAMRTQAAKALYISHARPLQPLQIGSQVRIQDPVFKRWNKVAVVMGLGRSRDYLLRTPSGRVLWRNRRFLRVVPIPPRAPVED; encoded by the coding sequence ATGACAGAGGAAGCACCCACCAAACCCTTTGAGTCTGTGTCAGCAGATTTTTTCAGTGCAGCGGGGAAGTCTTTCCTTGTGTACGTTGACCGACTCTCAGGATGGCCTGTGATAGCATGCTGTGGCACTGACACTATAGCTGCCGCCACTATTAGTTTCTTCAGAAGATTCTTCCGTGACCTAGGAATCCCTCTTCGGCTACGCACTGATGGTGGACCTCAGTTTTCGAGCCGAGATTTTAACGACTTTCTGTGTCGATGGGGTGTTCGCCATGATACATCCTCTCCCCATTATCCACAGAGTAATGGTCATGCAGAAGCTGCAGTGAAGGCAGTGAAACACCTAATTATGAAGGTCGCCCCTTCTGGTATCCTGAATGAAGCTTTTGACCGTGGATTGTTGGAACTCCGTAATACACCAAGTCAGGATGGCCGTTCTCCTGCACAAGTTTTGTTTGGCCACCCTCTACGTTCCTGTGTTCCAGCCCACAGCTCATCTTTTGCTCCAGAATGGCAAGCAAAGACAGAAGAATGTGATCGCCGTGCAGCTATGAGGACGCAAGCTGCTAAGGCATTGTACATCTCGCACGCCAGACCATTACAGCCACTGCAGATTGGATCGCAAGTCCGAATACAAGATCCTGTCTTCAAGCGATGGAATAAAGTAGCTGTAGTTATGGGACTTGGCCGGAGCCGCGACTACCTTCTCCGGACGCCTTCAGGACGAGTGCTTTGGAGAAATCGTCGGTTCCTTCGCGTTGTGCCCATTCCACCCCGTGCACCTGTGGAGGACTAG